Part of the Oncorhynchus mykiss isolate Arlee chromosome 12, USDA_OmykA_1.1, whole genome shotgun sequence genome, GTAAGAGTgagggagtggtggtggtgtttgaCGTGAACTTAATCTGCCACGACTTTATCTGTACACATGTTGTACTGCATTGAATCTGTTATCTCCATCTTATTAGCGTTCTAAAGTACTAGTGCATATTTTAATTAGATTAGATTGATTTGATTAGATGGCCTTTATGATCCCACCAAGGAAATATTAATTTGGTAATTTGCTTAAAAAGACAAAATATGTAACACAAAataatacacaatacattttATATGAAAGTACAATAGGCTGCAGATTTACAGTGCAAGTGCAATACATATTTACTGTACACACCTATCAAATAGTCAACAGTCCAATTAGACTATCCATTGTACTGCCTAATGGCTGTTGGAATTAAAGAGTCCTTTATATCTGTTTTTCTTGAGCTTCTTTTTTAAAGAAGTCATCTTCCCCTAGCCAGGCTATGACTGAATTTCGGGTGAAGGGGATGTGTACTGTCCTGTAAAATGTTACGTTTTTGGAGGATGAGTTTTGTGTACAGGCTGGAAGCAGCTGATTCTTGGTCCATACTACCAATGATCCTTCCCCACTGTCTTGATCAGGCACTGAAGCTTGGCCTTGCGCTCGCATGTTGCCAAATGCATGTCAGACCAAAGGGCAACACATTCTGCAGGACATATTTGTAAAACATATGATGATTAACATTAAAATGGTTTTGcttttataaaatgtatttttgctaTCTGTTCTAGTGACTGTTTCTTTGCAAGGGCACAGACATTGAATTGCTGTTTGTTTATATTGGTATTTATGTGGTCACTCTTATCGACTGACTCCCTGTTGATCTTTGTCGGGGGTAATTAAGTACCAGAACATCGAGGCAGGGTCTAAATCACTATATTCCTTTCGATCAGCGCTCTGCAAGGGAAGCTGTTCTGGACAGCACCAGGACACTCTCAGAGCTGAAAGTATATCTGGAGCGGAGGGGCAACCAAGTGAAGGAGCTGATCAGGGCTCAGGAAAAGGTGGAGGTGAACTGGGCGGAGGCCCAACTGCAGCGTCTGGAGCAGGAGATTATTGCGCTGAAGAAGAGAGACTCTGAGCTGAAGAAACTAACACTGACCCAAGATGACGCATACTTCCTTCAGGTATAAGCACTTCTTTGTTTAATACTCCTTACATAGAGTAGTAGAAGTAGAAACTGGATTATCTTGAGGATAATCGGTTTTGCAGAATGATATCTTTAAATGAACAGACATAATTTGCTGCCCTGGAGTTCAGCTATATGTGAAGCCATTTTCTTTCTTCAATCTTTCCAGCATTACCAAGACCCCAGGAGCTCTCCTGTATCTGAAGACCTGCCGAGCATCAACATTGACCCGCTGTGTGATTTTGGGACAGTAAAGAGAGCTTATGCTAATTTCAAGGAGCAGTTGGAATGCTTCTGTGATAGAGGAATGAAGAGGATATTGAACACAGGTAGAATTTCAGAGgttccccactgggcacagacgtaaaTTCAATGtatattccacgttggttcaatgcaATTTCattaaaatgatgtggaaacaacgttgattcaaccagtgtgttcccagtgggtTAAGACTGCATATGAGATGTGAATGAGGTACTGTATATCTTCTGAAAACCCTTGAATTGGGAGTCTCGGTTTTAAAAGCTAGTAAGAAAAAGTAataatgtgtgtatctgtgtccaTTTTCACAGTAAAAGCCATCCATATGCTTCAGTCACCAAAGCCCAGCCAATGTAAGTGTGTTTATAATCTCAGCATGCAATAATTTTCCAgaaaaaaacccacaaaatactGTAGCCTATGTGAGCTAAAATGTTTGTGCAATTATTTCACTTTCAGCTCCCAAGACAATTGGTCAAGCCAATGGGAGCCCCCCAGCCTTCAAGCCCACCCTGGTATTGGGGGAACCTGCAGTAACCTGCGACACTCCCCTTTCCCTCTGTGCAAAGTCCTCTATCTTGAAGTGCTCTTCCATGAGCAAACCTTCAACTGACACAGCGATCCTATTCACTGAAAAGGGGCCATCAAATGACACTAAGCCTGCTGCTAGAGTAGAGGCCATCCTCACCAAACCCTTGTTCACCACTGACAACCTTCTCTTGACCAAATCGGCATCTAATATGAACATCAATCCCCTGCTTATTAAATCCTCATCCAACACTGAAGAGTTCACCAAACCTGCATCTGGAGCTGGTTTAGCAGTCCTCAACACCACACCTGCTCCTACAACAAGTAGCAGCATTTTCAATTGTCCTGTTGGTGTTTTTGGTAAGCCTGCAGTTGACGTAGATGATTTTTGTAAGGCAGCATTAAACACTGACAGCTGTCCTTTCATCAAAATTGTATCTGACAACAATATGAGGGAAAAGCCTAGCACAGGTTTCTCCTTTGGCAAGCCTAAATGTAACGCAGGCTCATCCCTCTTTGGCAAGCCTGAATCTAACACAGGTTCACCCCTCTTTGGCAAGCCTGAATCTAGCACAGGTTCATCCCTCTTTGGCAAGCCTAAATCTAACACAGGATTCTCATTTGGCAAGCCGGAATCTAGCACAGGTTTATCCCTCTTTGGCAAGCCTGAATCTAGCACAGGTTTATCCCTCTTTGGCAAGCCTGAATCTAGCACAGGTTCACCCCTCTTTGGCAAGGCTGAATCTAACTCAGGAGTCTCATTTGGCAAGCCTGAATCTAGCACAGGTTTATCCCTCTTTGGCAAGCCGGAATCTAACACAGGTTCATCCCTCTTTGGCAAGCCTGAATCTAGCACAGGTTTATCCCTCTTTGGCAAGCCTGAATCTAGCACAGGTTTATCCCTCTTTGGCAAGCCTGAATCTAACACAGGATTCTCATTTGGCAAGCCTGAATCTAGCACAGGTTTATCCCTCTTTGGCAAGCCTGAATCTAACACAGGATTCTCATTTGGCAAGCCTGAATCTAGCACAGGTTTATTCCTCTTTGGCAAGCCTGAATCTAACACAGGATTCTCATTTGGCAAGCCTGAATCTAGCACAGGTTCATCCCTCCTTGGCAAGCCTGAATCTAACACAGGTTTATCCCTCTTTAGCAAGCCTGAATCTAACACAGGATTCTCATTTGGCAAGCCTGAATCTAGCACAGGTTCATCCCTCTTTGGCAAGCCTGAATCTAACACAGGTTTATCCCTCTTTAGCAAGCCTGAATCTAACACAGGATTCTCATTTGGCAAGACGGAATCTAACACAGGTTCACCCCTCTTTGGCAAGCCTGAATCTAGCACAGGTTTATCCCTCTTTGGCAAGCCTGAATCTAGCACAGGTTTATCCCTCTTTGGCAAGCCTGAATCTAACACAGGATTCTCATTTGGCAAGCCTGAATCTAGCACAGGTTTATCCCTCTTTGGCAAGCCTGAATCTAGCACAGGTTTATCCCTCTTTGGCAAGCCTGAATCTAACACAGGATTCTCATTTGGCAAGCCTGAATCTAGCACAGGTTTATCCCTCTTTGGCAAGCCTGAATCTAACACAGGATTCTCATTTGGCAAGCCTGAATCTAGCACAGGTTTATCCCTCTTTGGCAAGCCTGAATCTAACACAGGATTCTCATTTGGCAAGCCTGAATCTAGCACAGGTTTATTTATCCCTCTTTGGCAAGCCTGAATCTAACACATGATTTTCATTTGGCAAGCCGGAATCTAAAACAGGATCCTCCTTTGGCAAGCCTGCAGACCAGCCTGGTGTCGTCTAGATTTCTATTTTAGGAAAATGCTTGGTTTAGTTTTCTATCAATGAAGAAATGCTGTTATCAGGGTTACACATCATGGGATTACACTAtatattgtaaataataatacaatgaGTTTGCCCATGCACTTTGATTTGTTATGCAGTACCAATACTGTGATGGATTTGATGTTATCTGTACTGAATTAAATGGATTTCTTCCACTGATTTAAAAACTGATAATTTACCAATTTTCTGCCCGAAGATGGCATTCAAACAACAGTCTCACTCTTATGCAGTCCCTAAATTCTCGTGGTCTGTTTTGAAAAATATGTATTCTGACTTCAATGGGACAATctggttcaataaaataaatataaatgtgAAAACTTGATATCATGTTGGTGCAATTGTAGTTTCTTACATATTGTTTCTGTATTTACCATTAAGTACAAAATGTACATAGCACTTAACACATGGATCTCACAGCCATTTTTATGTatttgtttggtgtgtgtgtgtgtgtgttgctgttttCATACTGACGGCAtaccaatcaaatcaaacttgagaaacaagattgaactctttggcctgaatgccaagcgtcacgtctggaggaaacctggcggtggcagtatcatgctgtagggatgtttttcagttgcagggactgggagactagtcaggattgaaggaaagatgaatagagcaaagtgcagagatccttgatggaaacctgctccagagcactgaggacctcaaactggggcgaaggttcaccttccaacaggacaacaaccctaagcaaacagccaagacaacgcaggggtggcttcgggacaagtctctgaatgtccttgagtggcccagccagagcctggatttgaacccgacgctccccatccaacctgacagagcttgagaggatctgcagataagaatgggagaaacgccccaaatacaggtgtgccaagcttgtagcgtcatatccaaagagacttgaggctgtaatcgctgccaaaggtgcttaaacaaagtactgagtaaagggtctgaatacctaatgtgatatttctgttttttatttctaatacatctgcaaaaatgtataaaacagtttttgccttgtcattatagggtattgtgtgtagattgatgagggggggaaaacaatttaataatttccagaataatgctgtaacataacaaaatgtggaaaaagtcaaggggtctgaatactttctgaatgcactgtacgtgtGTACTTGTTCCTACCCAACAATCTGACCTGGAAACCTGTAAAAGGTGTTGATTTCAGGAACTGCCAGTGCAGAGAGGAGATTCTACAGGGTGCACGCTGTCTGCTTCGGAATGCTGTGTGTTATACAAGTGACTCTCAATGCTTCCTTACGTGTCTACTGTGTTTACTACTCATAACCTCAGCAGAGACAAAGTAAAACATTTTCTGAAAACATTTTCAGGAAATATCACAAAAACCTTTATTAATGATCCATTATAAATGTCTGTTTAAATGCTGGAATAATCCCTAATTGTTCACTCACATTTTATAAAGGTGTAATAATGGCTTATTATTTGGACATTATAAGGTCTTGCCCTTTAAAAAACATTATGCCACCActgacagtgttggggagtagttcTGCTTCAAGTAattcaactagtaatttaactacattttgcagtagcttgatGCTAGTTGAACTCAATGCAAATCTTTGATTTCATGGTTAATAACATTTTTTACCTACTTTTTTAAATGACACTCATTCTGTCACAGTAATATCTGACTCCAGATTGATCTGTTTTTGCAGTCATGTTCCATGACTTTGCATTGAATGACATTTCATATAGATCATTTTTCCTGTGCCAGGTTTGAAAGTAGCTTTAGATATTGGTAAACAAACTATATTTCTGTTATGGGTAGCTTTACTGTAGCtcaacttcttccagtgtgaggtaattggtagcttggtaaactgtATTtacagagtagcttccccaacacttaCCGCTGACATTTTTTTTACCACGAGCAGATGTGGTCTAAACACTACAGATAGACAAAGCAAAGTTTTCCACTGAGCTTGTGGCTGGGTACAGTTTTCACCCCCTTTTTACCCTAACCAAAACGTACCTGTTCTTCAAGTCTACAGTTACAGAGAAAGCCGTACACCACAGACCTCTTACAACAACCTTACCAACGGTATGACTGCTGTGTATTGATGTGGCGTACTGATATGACATCACCACGTCAGTAAAAGAATGCGGGGCTTGTTACACGTACAGTGGTGGTGAAAAGACGTGGAAGTTTACCTCTGAGTCTGGTCTGATTCAATTCAGTATAATATCCTAACTTAGCACAAGTTGTAAGTATAGGATTTAACAATGTCGACATGTCGCAACCTGACTAAAACTATTATCGTAGGAGTCTTTCTCATTCACTCTGTTACAGGTCAAAACACTCTCAGTTCAGGTTAGTATTTGTTGTGTGTAAATTGCTCTATGAATGACGGCTGTTCTAATGTGCACTCTGACAGGGCCGACCTGTACCCAGGAATGGTGGACTATGGATTCCAGCTCTTACTTTATTTCCATTGAGCAGAGGTCCTGGTGAGCCAGCAGACTGCGCTGCCTAGAGAAAGGAGCTGCCCTGGTGATCATCAACAGCAGAGAGGAACATGTCAAAGACTTGGTCATAGATGGGAATTAAATGAGAGCGGGGGCCATATTTACAGTGCCtggtgaaagtctacacaccccttgcacagcTGTCaaattttgctgccttaaaatgatatatacagtactgtgcaaaagttttaggcaggtgtaaaaaataaatgcTGTTGAAGTAAGAATGCTTTCAAAAATAGACATGTTAATAATAGATTACATTGATCAATTAACTAAATGCAAAGTGAGTGAACAGaagaaaaatctaaatcaaatccatATTTGGTTTGACCACCCTTTTCCTTCAAAACAGCATCAATTCTTGTAAGTACAATGCTCTATCCATTTTCACTTTCAGTTCTGCTAAAATCGTAAGTGATCatacatttctttttattttaaTGGGCATGATGAGGTCACAGATTTGGGATGAAGGCCAAATTGTCAGCAGGTAATACCGTTAACCCCATCAGTTCCGAGACCCCAGAAAAAAATGACTTTTCATTTATCTGACTTTCCAGCCATTACATTTAGCAGCATGTCCAGCCATTACATTTAGCAGCATGTCCAGCCATTACATTTAGCCTCACAATTAAGTGTTTTACCAttttcttttcaggacaaccagggctacaagtagaacacacaaaaaaatgacatCAAGTTTTATTAACAAATTGTCAATAAAAGAATGGCTGCAAAATAATAAACCtgataaaaaaaatgaatttatatGAATGGTgtaggtattcctaatgttttgtaaactcagtgtatgtTGAACTAAGAGTTGTGCagagtattgactcaggggtgtgaagacATGCgatcacatcctgaccttagttccttttttatgtctctattttggtttgctCAGGGCGTttgttggggtgggcattctatgtttttcattctatgttttgttctgcgTGTCATATTTatatgtgtttggcctggcatggttcccaatcagaggcagctgtttatcgttgtctctgattgagaaccatacttaggtagcctgttcccacctgtgtttgtgggtagtttgcgtacaggactgtttcgtgtcGTTCACgcgctttgttgttgtttttttgggggggggtcaatcagtttatttaattacatttattatgaacacttaccacgctgcgtgttGTTCCCATGATTCATATTCCTCAAAAgcagacgaagaggagagccgtTACACAAACGCAATCAAGACATCTTTAATTTGAACTTTTTcgttcactttgaaaatgtggagcaGGTTTTGGAGATCAGTAGTGGGAAAATCAAATTGAATCCCTTTTAagattttaaggcagcaaaatgtgaattATACAAGGGGTGTGTGTCAGGCGTGTACGTACTTcaggtgaagtcaggtgcaggagagcagagaattGTGAACAGGCACACACTTTATTACGGAAGGAGAGATATACAGACGGACGCAGCTGCGTCAAAAACCTCCTCCAGCCAACAAGGCAAAGTGTATAGCGCGCATAATGGTCACACAACATGAATGTATGACAATACAAATAAGCTTCATGAAAACACACGGAAAATAGCAAACGCTTAGCCTAGTGCGTACAACACGTAACACACTacttacacacaaagacatgagggggaacagagggataAATACATGTAGTGTGATTGGGGAATGCAAACAAATGGATAAtagaaaaatggagcggcgatggctagaaagccggtgacgtcgaacgccgcccgaacaaggagaggggccgacttcggcggaagtcgtgacagtgtgTAGACTTTCACATTACACCGTTTCAATCTTTTTAGaaaaggagtgctgatctagtatCAGTTTGGGCTTTTAGATCACATTGAATCTGATTATTATAGTCAGGGTGGACCtcgtcctagatcagcacttctactctgtAATCTTTAATAAATATTGACCAagacttcttttttttaaatgtaagacTTAGTTATGTATGTGTAGTCATACATGCTTACCATTGTTTCATTATATGTGTGTTGTGCTGCATTAGTTATTTATTTTGGCTGCTGAGGACCAAATGGACCTAGGTGGATGGAACCCCACTGACCACAGAGTAAGATATTTGTTTCTGTCCACCTAGTCTATCAAAGGACAAGGAGGAGCTACTACCATATTGCCTATCCAATCCTTTAGGATCTAGGGATCATTTGGGATTAGCCTATATAACATCAGACATTGTTGTGTTTGTAGCCACTGGAGGGAGAGGGCTCCTGATAATTGTGAAGAGGcactggtgtaaagtacttatgtaaaaatactttaaagtactaattaCATATtgtttgggggtatctgtactttactttattatttatatttttgacaacttttactgttactcattcctatagaaaataatgtactgtttacttcatacattttccctgacatccaaaagtatTCATTATATTTTGAATGTTTAGCagtacaggaaaatggtccaattcacgcacttaaagtattaagagaacatccctgatcagcctctgatctggcggactcactaagcacaaatgcttcatttgtaaattatgtctctgtgttggagtgtgccccttgctatctgtaaacaaaaaaataaatggtgctgtctggtttgcttaataaaataaataaaaaatgatttatGCTTTTACTTTTGACACAAGTATATTTGAGCAAGTACTTGAActgttgatacttaagtacatttaaaaccaaatacctttagacttttactgaagtagtacttTACTGGGAATTTTTTTGGAATCATTTTCTattaggtatctttacttttactcaagtataacaattaggtactttttccaccactgcgaAGAGGTAGCGGAGGACTCTGTGGAGATCTTGGTCAATCCTTTAGACCCCCTGGAGAGCTGGAATGACCTGTCCTATGTCAACCATGACTGGCCCTGGATCTGCGAGACTAAGGCTTGTCACAAGCCTTAACACAATAATCATAGTCATATTTTTCTAGTTTTGCAGAAAGCATGGTGAAActactgtttctatgttttctgtctgtgtgtttgctaTGTGTATGAGCCACAGGCCTGTAAGCCAAAGACACATTTCCATTATTAACTAGAATTACTGTATTGTTGGAGTATGTATTTGTGCTTTTACCAGTCCAGAACGGTGTCTAAAATGTAGTTCACCAAAATTCCATCCACAGCTTTTATTAGAGTCAAGTCATACTGTATAAAAAATGAATGAGGCTATGAATACAAAGTTTTCACCCCTGCCCCCATTAGTTTTTGCCAAAGCAGCGGCTATTTTTCATGGGTttcacatttctctctcttctgaaCCCTCAACCAATTTGATCAATATGATGATGTAGCCTATCTCTCTGCCTCATATTTCTGAACAGCTGCAATTTGAACGAACGTTCCAAAAATATATATGAAGGCTACAACCTTCTCTGTCTGTTGTAATGGATATTGCCATAGCACAAGCAAGACGCAGTCTACACATTGCATTGATGTCATCTTTATAGTTTGGGCTGCCATATAGCCAGCAGCCTGGCTCCTGTTTAGCCAATGTTGCAATGACTAtggaaaaataacattaaatcactattgactgcctgtctgtgtcttgcTTGTTTGATATGTTGTGTAGGATACATAGGGTGAATTCAGAAAAAGTGGGACACTTAGCATTTCCGTCTTCTGTAACCTCTTTCGACATTGTCATGAAATATgactttgtcatttcttcaaacaatcatctttatttaatattgattaattattgcaacAATGAAAC contains:
- the LOC110539080 gene encoding nuclear pore complex protein DDB_G0274915 isoform X2 is translated as MYGRQSMTCGVQVSPMKHWRAQRWWQVRVMVSSLATSSVLETKLMNNVTTPTVSQDFKRNETLVFFFLHYMFPFSSVSEVTTHNLVSCRSDTMASKMAASVSLEQECPICLDLLKDPVTMPCGHSHCMGCIQGLWEQEDQMGGQICPQCKESLTQPWPTLNQNTILAEMVAKLKKTELQAAPLTEDVVACDFCTRGANQAVKSCLVCLASYCETHLKPHYENPSFGRHKLLDATRRLQERVCSTHHKLLEVYCRTDKLCVCVSCALYDHKGHVTVAASAERMEKQRSAREAVLDSTRTLSELKVYLERRGNQVKELIRAQEKVEVNWAEAQLQRLEQEIIALKKRDSELKKLTLTQDDAYFLQHYQDPRSSPVSEDLPSINIDPLCDFGTVKRAYANFKEQLECFCDRGMKRILNTVKAIHMLQSPKPSQSPKTIGQANGSPPAFKPTLVLGEPAVTCDTPLSLCAKSSILKCSSMSKPSTDTAILFTEKGPSNDTKPAARVEAILTKPLFTTDNLLLTKSASNMNINPLLIKSSSNTEEFTKPASGAGLAVLNTTPAPTTSSSIFNCPVGVFGKPAVDVDDFCKAALNTDSCPFIKIVSDNNMREKPSTGFSFGKPKCNAGSSLFGKPESNTGSPLFGKPESSTGSSLFGKPKSNTGFSFGKPESSTGLSLFGKPESSTGLSLFGKPESSTGSPLFGKAESNSGVSFGKPESSTGLSLFGKPESNTGSSLFGKPESSTGLSLFGKPESSTGLSLFGKPESNTGFSFGKPESSTGLSLFGKPESNTGFSFGKPESSTGLFLFGKPESNTGFSFGKPESSTGSSLLGKPESNTGLSLFSKPESNTGFSFGKPESSTGSSLFGKPESNTGLSLFSKPESNTGFSFGKTESNTGSPLFGKPESSTGLSLFGKPESSTGLSLFGKPESNTGFSFGKPESSTGLSLFGKPESSTGLSLFGKPESNTGFSFGKPESSTGLSLFGKPESNTGFSFGKPESSTGLSLFGKPESNTGFSFGKPESSTGLFIPLWQA
- the LOC110539080 gene encoding nuclear pore complex protein DDB_G0274915 isoform X1, which gives rise to MYGRQSMTCGVQVSPMKHWRAQRWWQVRVMVSSLATSSVLETKLMNNVTTPTVSQDFKRNETLVFFFLHYMFPFSSVSEVTTHNLVSCRSDTMASKMAASVSLEQECPICLDLLKDPVTMPCGHSHCMGCIQGLWEQEDQMGGQICPQCKESLTQPWPTLNQNTILAEMVAKLKKTELQAAPLTEDVVACDFCTRGANQAVKSCLVCLASYCETHLKPHYENPSFGRHKLLDATRRLQERVCSTHHKLLEVYCRTDKLCVCVSCALYDHKGHVTVAASAERMEKQKETEATGGSCRQKVKEKEEEVEHLRGALVSFKRSAREAVLDSTRTLSELKVYLERRGNQVKELIRAQEKVEVNWAEAQLQRLEQEIIALKKRDSELKKLTLTQDDAYFLQHYQDPRSSPVSEDLPSINIDPLCDFGTVKRAYANFKEQLECFCDRGMKRILNTVKAIHMLQSPKPSQSPKTIGQANGSPPAFKPTLVLGEPAVTCDTPLSLCAKSSILKCSSMSKPSTDTAILFTEKGPSNDTKPAARVEAILTKPLFTTDNLLLTKSASNMNINPLLIKSSSNTEEFTKPASGAGLAVLNTTPAPTTSSSIFNCPVGVFGKPAVDVDDFCKAALNTDSCPFIKIVSDNNMREKPSTGFSFGKPKCNAGSSLFGKPESNTGSPLFGKPESSTGSSLFGKPKSNTGFSFGKPESSTGLSLFGKPESSTGLSLFGKPESSTGSPLFGKAESNSGVSFGKPESSTGLSLFGKPESNTGSSLFGKPESSTGLSLFGKPESSTGLSLFGKPESNTGFSFGKPESSTGLSLFGKPESNTGFSFGKPESSTGLFLFGKPESNTGFSFGKPESSTGSSLLGKPESNTGLSLFSKPESNTGFSFGKPESSTGSSLFGKPESNTGLSLFSKPESNTGFSFGKTESNTGSPLFGKPESSTGLSLFGKPESSTGLSLFGKPESNTGFSFGKPESSTGLSLFGKPESSTGLSLFGKPESNTGFSFGKPESSTGLSLFGKPESNTGFSFGKPESSTGLSLFGKPESNTGFSFGKPESSTGLFIPLWQA
- the LOC110539080 gene encoding nuclear pore complex protein Nup214 isoform X3 → MYGRQSMTCGVQVSPMKHWRAQRWWQVRVMVSSLATSSVLETKLMNNVTTPTVSQDFKRNETLVFFFLHYMFPFSSVSEVTTHNLVSCRSDTMASKMAASVSLEQECPICLDLLKDPVTMPCGHSHCMGCIQGLWEQEDQMGGQICPQCKESLTQPWPTLNQNTILAEMVAKLKKTELQAAPLTEDVVACDFCTRGANQAVKSCLVCLASYCETHLKPHYENPSFGRHKLLDATRRLQERVCSTHHKLLEVYCRTDKLCVCVSCALYDHKGHVTVAASAERMEKQKETEATGGSCRQKVKEKEEEVEHLRGALVSFKRSAREAVLDSTRTLSELKVYLERRGNQVKELIRAQEKVEVNWAEAQLQRLEQEIIALKKRDSELKKLTLTQDDAYFLQHYQDPRSSPVSEDLPSINIDPLCDFGTVKRAYANFKEQLECFCDRGMKRILNTVKAIHMLQSPKPSQSPKTIGQANGSPPAFKPTLVLGEPAVTCDTPLSLCAKSSILKCSSMSKPSTDTAILFTEKGPSNDTKPAARVEAILTKPLFTTDNLLLTKSASNMNINPLLIKSSSNTEEFTKPASGAGLAVLNTTPAPTTSSSIFNCPVGVFGKPAVDVDDFCKAALNTDSCPFIKIVSDNNMREKPSTGFSFGKPKCNAGSSLFGKPESNTGSPLFGKPESSTGSSLFGKPKSNTGFSFGKPESSTGLSLFGKPESSTGLSLFGKPESSTGSPLFGKAESNSGVSFGKPESSTGLSLFGKPESNTGSSLFGKPESSTGLSLFGKPESSTGLSLFGKPESNTGFSFGKPESSTGLSLFGKPESNTGFSFGKPESSTGLFLFGKPESNTGFSFGKPESSTGSSLLGKPESNTGLSLFSKPESNTGFSFGKPESSTGSSLFGKPESNTGLSLFSKPESNTGFSFGKTESNTGSPLFGKPESSTGLSLFGKPESSTGLSLFGKPESNTGFSFGKPESSTGLSLFGKPESNTGFSFGKPESSTGLFIPLWQA